Part of the Gadus macrocephalus chromosome 22, ASM3116895v1 genome, TTTCTTCCGCAGACAGAACGACCTCAGTCCTCGACATCATGGTGAAGATCGGCATCAATGGGTGAGTTCCTCCAGCGTGAGTCCGTCGTTCTGTCAGTAATCTAATCTTGACCTTTTGTGAGGCGGATGTATGGAGGAGGCTTCAGAATCAACGGGACGTTTCCTGGCTGGTTTGTCGTCGCAGTCAACCTCTGTAGCTCCGTAATTTTCCGCTCTTGGGAATCCGGAAAAACTCGCTGATCATTGCGCATGCGTGTTACACATGTATCCGAAAGAATAAACTTAACCTGAAGCCACgcggtttacatttcgttttttttaattgttccaTGAAGCTGACATTGGATGTTGAGGGCGTACCCGGAAATACGATGAGCGAGATGTTTTGGGATTGAGTCCACATCTTCCCAGAGCTGAAGTGGTGTGGCCTAGTGCAGACCTGTTCTAATGTTTCAGGGTCACATCCTATCCTTttgcctctgtccctctctgtccgtctctgtctggctgtctgactctgtttgtctgtctgtttgtctgtctctctgtctgtctctctcggtctctcctaCCTATATCCTGTCATTTCAATGATCTCTTACAAAAAGAGATTTCATCAGCACAGGAAACTCAGGCTGTAGTCAGAACAGGAACAATACAATGAAGGATAACTGATACTGTTAACCAGCGGGCCAACCTACAGAGGAGCTCCTCTCTCTGGGAcattcctccacccctcccctggTCTATTTATACCCAGCCTCCATCAGGCCCAGACCTGGCCCTGCAGGACCaccagagtctctctctctcctccctcccccctcttgctgtctctctctctgctccctccccacTCTTGCTGTGTCTCTGGCCGTGTCTCAATTCGCGTTCTTTTCTGTACTTGTACTTGCGTTCTTGTtaaaacgtcatcagtcgtagcccaagtactgttccaattcaaagtacgcatcaagtcaagtactgtcgtaaaacccggaagtgttcttgatgcgttctTAAATTGGCCGTTTCATCGAGGGTGCATCGATggtgacttgtgtggacttgggaccgttGAATActccaggatgcatttcgcattccgcattcctgttttaaaatattagtatgtaagttataaaataggctatataggaacattttgaaagtataacaaagatggaggcctattcaacacatttacatactattattttaaaaggaaaggggttttgttttatataatttgtttatattgtataagtcgctgatagaggaaacccatcgcaacggcTACGGAAatcgtgtgcgcgtgtgtgtgtgattctcgatcgttcgtaattcttatatcaatagcctactctccaataatataataattggcTATATATGAAAATTGAGAGACGGCAATCTCGTACAATCTTTTTCAAACGACTGATTGTTTATATGCCGGGTACAGCTGGCTTGCCGTGTGAATACGCAtaacttttcatttatattcattaaAAATATTAACATACTATTTTAAAACTAAAAATAGTATGTTACTCCCGTCCTCGGAAGTGTACTTGAAgtccggacttgccaagtacgaacTTCCAAGTCTGCGAGTCCGTAGTTCGCGTACTTGGTATTGAGAAacgacctctctctcctccctccctcttgctgtgtctctctctcccccctccctccctccctccctccctcttgctgtgtctctctctcccccctccctccctccctccctcttgctgtgtctctctctcccccctccctccctccctccctccctcttgatgtgtgtctctctcccccctccctccctcttgctgtctctctcccccctccctccctcttgatgtgtgtctctctctcccccctccctccctcttgctgtgtctctctctcctccctccctccctcttgatgtgtgtctctctcccccctccctccctccctcttgatgtgtctccctctccttcctccatgtctcctgccTCCCCTGCAGAGGCCTGAGTTGGGACCTCcagaatgcccccccccccccccccggaggtgATCTGGGATTAACTGTACAGGCTGTTCCCGTCTGGGCCAGGGCCAGTGCCCCAGGCCCCAGACTGGGCCTAGAGGAGGAGGTCTATGAGGGGTCTGACAGACTGGGCCTAGAGGAGGTCTATGAGGGGTCTGACAGACTGGGCCTAGAGGAGGTCTATGAGGGGTCTGACAGACTGGGCCTAGAGGAGGTCTATGAGGGGTCTGACAGACTGGGCCTAGAGGAGGTCTATGAGGGGTCTGACAGACTGGGCCTAGAGGAGGTCTATGAGGGGTCTGACAGACTGGGCCTAGAGGAGGTCTATGAGGGGTCTGACAGACTGGGCCTAGAGGAGGAGGTCTATGAGGGGTCTGACAGACTGGGCCTAGAGGAGGAGGTCTATGAGGGGTCTGACAGACTGGGCCTAGAGGAGGAGGTCTATGAGGGGTCTGACAGACTGGGCCTAGAGGAGGTCTATGAGGGGTCTGACAGACTGGGCCTAGAGGAGGAGGTCTATGAGGGGTCTGACAGACTGGGCCTAGAGGAGGTCCATGAGGGGCAGTCTGATGCAAGGTTCTAATACGGGGTTGCACTAGGAGGTCTTCGTGTCCGGTCTGGGGGGCGTGTCTTCATCCAGTTACAGATGTTTCCATCCCATCTGCTGGGAATCTGCCGACTACAGATTCTAGCACCAAGGGAAGCCTTtggagggaggtgtgtgtgtgtgtgtgtgtgttcgcacgtCCGCCAGGCAGCGGTCATGTGACAGATGCTGACTAACGGTCTGCTGCTACTGCAGACGGCTAAccactagctagctagctagcttagcTTCCACAACTCCTGGCATCCCTTGGTTGGTTTGGCAAACTCGCTTTAAGGAGCAATTTTTATGTCGAGCTGAATTCTTATTCAACAGGGAGAACCTCCAACCAGTGGTTGTCATAACCAGGTGTGTTGTCTAGTTAACCGggtcggtccccccccccccgccctacgGAGCGCGCTCCGTAGGGCGGGGGCTTTGTGTCCCGCTGTATACATAAAGTTGAGCAGTGCGTTTCATAACGGGGGACTGATGGCGTGAAGGAATGTGTCCATTGTGTGGTCGttgtccccgccccccccggccccattGTGAGGCGCCTTATCGTCTTGGTGCAGATAACCGACGTTGACCCAGGTCATGTCACGCTCCTCTGGTCTGCGGTCTCCGTGGCGATGGCCGTGGTTACCATCCCGGCCGGCTGCGGTGTCAGGGGCGGTAACGCGACCCCACGCGCTACGTCAGGTAGTGGTGGTGTCGCGTGGCCATGAAGTAAAGATGAGCCGGTCTCACCGGACGGACTCCTGATGGGGGCCCGGTCCGTCTACGGCTCCAACACCAGTTTACAGCGGCTCTGTTTGGTCGAACCCTCTTATGAAaaacatctccctctctttgtctctcgctcgctcgctcgtcACTGTCCCTCCCCCGTCACTGTCCCTCCCCCGTCACTGTCCCTCCCCCGTCACTGTCCCTCGCTCGTCACTGCCCCTCCCCCGTCACTGCCCCTCCCCCGTCACTGTGATCATCTTCATTGGAAGCTTGCACGCCAACACAGAAGTAAACCAAGACTTGAAATGGTCAAATGTGAATCCACTCCAAACGTCCACAGTGAAGTGTTCTCGAGTGATGCCGTATAGCACGGCAGGAAAGCATAAACGTCATCGGGGTTGTCCATGGACAATTCTTATCCAAGCTATCTGTgttatacggggaatgggttaacctagtgatggttagggCTTGGTTCtacgaacatccttactgtacccacagagatatgTTTCTTTGCTCTGGATAAAACCATCAGCTaaatgtaattataaaagtatttACAGATGTGAAGCTTAGTAAATGTGAAGCAGTGTCCGTGCCCTCTGAGCTGGTCTCCTGCCCGCAGCCCGCGGGACGGGGCCATGTTGGGTGTAAACATCGACCACTCCCTCCCGCCTGAACCATCTCCTGGTGGCCCCCTGCTGGTGACCTGGTGGTAGTGCCCCCACTCAGCGGTGGAAGGCcatgctgccccctggtggtcagaGCAGAGAACTACAGGACTCACTTCAGTGTTGGTTGACAATGTTTCCTCGTCTCAGATTTGGGCGTATCGGGCGTCTGGTGACGCGGGCGGCAGCCTTGGGCGGGAAAGTGAACGTGGTCGCCATCAACGACCCCTTCATCACCCTGGAGTACATGGTGAGAGCTCTGATGGGCCTTCATGCAGCATGTGAAGGGGCCCTTTCTACATGTCTGTCCAACGTATACCATATGTGTACGGTGTGTCTGTAGCCCTTCATGTTCCCTATATATTGTGTTTAACCTAGTGCTTGTGGtaggtacagtgtgtgtgtttaacgtaTACGGTGTATCTGCAGGCCTACATGTTCCAGTACGACTCCACCCACGGGCCCTGGAAGCACAGCGAGGTGAAGGTGGACAACGGCCAGCTGTGCATCGGCGCCATGCGCATCACCGTCTCCCACGAGTAGGTCACTCCCTGGCTGAGGTCACTCCCTGGCTGAGGTCACTCCCTGGCTGAGGTCACTCCCTGGCTGAGGTCACTCCCTGGCTGAGGTCACTCCCTGGCTGACGCCTGTCTCAGGCCGTGTTCTGACGTTATGAAGGCTTAGCATCGCTGTGGGATGTAACACTAAGGCTGGTAACCGTGGTAACGTGTGACGGTCCACATGGCGGTCGTAACGAGGTcttggtaacactgttgtgatGCTAGTGGGATGTTGTGGGGATGATGCTGTGGTCACCGTGGTAACGCTGTGACGCGCTGTGTTCCAGGAGGGCCCCAGAGAGCATCGGCTGGGGCGCCCTGGGCGTAGACTACGTGGTGGAGTCCACCGGAGTCTTCACCACCATCGAGAAGGCCTCCGTAAGAACCCTCAGTATGCACCACCACACCATGATGGACaggacccccacccaccacacacatgaTGGACAGGACCCCCACCCTCATCATACACATGATGGACAGGACCCCCACCTACCATACACATGATGGAcaggacctccaccctcactatacacatgatggacaggacccccacccaccatacacatgatggacaggacctccacccaccatacacatgatggacaggacctccaccctcactatacacatgatggacaggacctccaccctcactatacacatgatggacaggacctccaccctccagaCACATGATGTAcaggacctccaccctcactatacacatgatggacaggaggacctccaccctcactgtacacatgatggacaggaggacctccaccctcactgtacacatgatggacaggaggacctccaccctcactgtacacatgatggacaggaggacctccaccctcactATACACAAGTGATTATAAATAACAAGTGTTATTTATAATCCTTTGAGTCAAGTGTCTATTTTATTAAGTTTCATGATGTGTGTTGGAGGTATTGAATAATTATGAATGaaactgacctttgacccctgacccccaggCTCACCTGAAGGGTGGAGCTAAGCGTGTGGTCATCTCCGCCCCCAGTGCCGACGCCCCCATGTTCGTGATGGGCGTCAACAACGACACGTACAACAACTCCATGAAGGTCGTCAGGTGAGTCACATGAcctctccaacacttcctgcaCCCCCCGGACGAGGTCACGTGACCCCCCCCTGGACGAGGTCACGTGACCAGGGGAAAGCCTCATGGTGGCTTCAGACTCCGAGGTCTGGCCCTCATGACTTACAGAGTTTGGGTTTTCTATAGTATTTATATTGTGAGTGGAGCCGCTTCTCAATTCACGTTCTTTTCTGTACCTGTGCTTGCGTTCGAGGCTGGTGTTCTGTTTTCTATAATtagtttatattgttcagtagttatatgcctacatgaggccgtagcagttaacagacgagctgagctggtgaaacgtcatcagtcgtagcccaagcactgttccaattcaaagtacgcatcaagtactgttccaattcaaagtacgcatcaagtactgttccaattcaaagtacgcatcaagtactgttccaattcaaagtacgcatcaagtactgttccaattcaaagtacgcatcaagtactgttccaattcaaagtacgcatcaagtactgttccaattcaaagtacgcatcaagtactgtcgtaaaacccggaagtgttcttgatgcgttctTAAATCGCCCGCTTCATCGAGggtgcatcggaggtggcttgtgtggacttgggaccgataaatatcccaggatgcattttgCATTCctatgttttaaaatatcagtatGTAAGCTAtaataataggctatatagttacattaaaaaaataaaaataaaatggaggactattcattcaaaatatgaacatactattttaaaactaaagaggctggtgttttgttttctataattagtttatattgttcagtagtatatgcctacaTGAGGCCGTAGCAGTTAACAGACGAGCAGagctggtgacgtcatcgagtccgctgctgttccaattgtaGGAGCGTACTCCCGTCCTCGGAAGTGTGTACTTTGGAAGTCCGGACTTGCCAAGTGCGAACTTCCAAGTCCGCGGGTCCACAGTTCGCGTACTGGGTATTGAGAAACGGCTTTTGAAGGATGGATGCTTGTTGCCAGGGCAACGCACTAGTAGATGAGAGGCCCAGTGTTTTGTGGCTAGGCGTCCTGCCTGTTCCCTGTCTTAAGATGCCTTTTTTAATGTTTGACCTGGATAAAAGTGAACCCCACCTTCACGCCCTCTGTCTCCATAGCAACGCCTCCTGCACCACCAACTGCCTGGCACCCCTCGCCAAGGTCATCAACGACAACTTCACCATCGTGGAGGGCCTGATGGTAACACCACCCGTATCCCATCCCTACACCACCCACACCCCTCTACCTCCACTACAACCCCACCCCTCCACTACACCACCCAACCTACACATCCCTACGTCACCACAACACATCACTACACCACCCAAACCccaccactacaccatcacCACATCACTTCACCCCACCACCCAAACCCCACCACTACATCATCCCTACACCACCCAACCTACACCATCCCTACGTCACCACAACACATCACTACACCACCCAAaccccaccactacaccacccaaACCCCACCACTACGTCACCACAACACATcactacactacaccacccAAACCCCACCACTACATCATCACTACACCACCCAACCTACACATCCCTACGTCACCACAACACATcactacactacaccacccACACCCCACCACTACACCATCCCTACATCACCACATCACTACACCATCCCTACGTCACCACATCACTACACCATCCCTACGTCACCACAACACATcactacactacaccacccACACCGCACCACTACACCATCCCTACATCACCACATcactacactacaccacccAACCTACACCATCCCTACGTCACCACAACACATCACTACACCACCCAAACCCCACCACTACACCATCCCTACATCACCACATcactacactacaccacccAACCTACACCATCCCTACATCACCACAACACATcactacactacaccacccaaaccccaccactacaccacccaaACCCCACCACTACGTCACCACAACACATcactacactacaccacccAAACCCCACCACTACACCATCCCTACATCACCACATCACTACACCATCCCTACGTCACCACATCACTACACCACCCAAaccccaccactacaccacccctACATCACCACATcactacactacaccacccACACCGCACCACTAAACCAATCCCTGACCCTGCTGTTGGCCCCGCCTCCAGAGCACGGTGcacgccaccaccgccacccagAAGACGGTGGACGGGCCGTCCGGCAAGATGTGGCGCGACGGTCGCGGCGCCGGCCAGAACATCATCCCCGCCTCCACCGGCGCCGCCAAGGCCGTCGGCAAGGTCATCCCCGAGCTCAACGGGTAGGACTTCCTGTCGGCCCGCCGCACTTCCTGTCCCTCGGAGCAAGGCCTTGACCCAGCAGCACTAAGGGGCTAGAtggtgtctctgtactgtctaacccctacctgctccttaatgacctgtctctgtactgtctaacccctacctgctcctttatgacttgtctctgtactgtctaacccctacctgctccttaatgacctgtctctgtactgtctaacccctacctgctccttaatgacctgtctctgtactgtctaaccctacctgctccttaatgacctgtctctgtactgtctaacccctacctgctccttaatgacctctctgtactgtctaacccctacctgctccttaatgacctgtctctgtactgtctaacccctacctgctccttaatgacctctctgtactgtctaacccctacctgctccttaatgacctgtctctgtactgtctaacccctacctgctccttaatgacctgtctctgtactgtctaacccctacctgctccttaatgacctgtctctgtactgtctaacccctacctgctccttaatgacctgtctctgtactgtctaacccctacctgctccttaatgacccgtctctgtactgtctaacccctacctgctccttaatgacctgtctctgtactgtctaacccctacctgctccttaatgacctgtctctgtactgtctaacccctacctgctccttaatgacctgtctctgtactgtctaacccctacctgctcctcgatGACACTAGGCTCCTGGTAGAGCGACTGCTGGTGACCAGTGTCTGAGACCATCGGCTCCATGCTGGTCTGAGGTCGATGGTGAACATCAGCGTGCAGCTCTGTGGTGTATActaagcccctcctcctctctcgtgGACAGGAAGCTGACGGGCATGGCGTTCCGCGTCCCAACCCCCAACGTGTCCGTGGTGGACCTGACAGTGAGGCTGAAGAAGGCTGTGAGtaccccgtcacctcctcccccgtcacctcctcccccgtcacctcctcccccatcacctcctcccccgtcacctcctcccctcctcccccgtcacctcctcccccgtcacctcctccccgtcacctcctcccccgtcacctcctcccccatcacctcctccccgtcacctcctcccccccgtcacctcctcccccccgtcacctcctcccccccgtcacctcctccccccgtcacctcctccccccgtcacctcctcccccccgtcacctcctccccccgtcacctcctcccccccgtcacctcctcccccccgtcacctcctcccccccgtcacctcctcccccccgtcacctcctccccccgtcacctcctccccccgtcacctcctccccccgtcacctcctcccccccgtcacctcctcccccccgtcacctcctcccccccgtcacctcctcccccccgtcacctcctcccccccgtcacctcctcccccccgtcacctcctctcccgcgtcacctcctcccccgcgtcacctccccctcccctcctcctcccccgcgtcacctccccctcccctcctccaccccctcccctcctccacccgtccaccccccccctgttggatctctaactcctcccccctgtggatctctaactcctcccccctgtggatctctaactcctcccccctgtggatctctaactcctcccccctgttggatctctaactcctcccccctgttggatctctaactcctcccccctgtGGATCTCTAACTCCCCCCCCTGTTGGatctctaactcctcccccctgtggatctctaactcctcccccctgtggatctctaactcctcccccccctgtggatctctaactcctccccccctgttggatctctaactcctcccccctcccacaggcCTCCTACGATGAGATCAAGAAGGCCATCAAGGCGGCATCCGAGGGCCCCATGAAGGGGATCCTGGGGTACACCGAGGACCAGGTAGGACCGGGGGGTACACCTAGGACCAGGGGGGGTACGGGGGTACACCGAGGACCAGGTAGGACCGGGGGGTACACCTAGGACCAGGGGGGTACAGGGGGTACACCGAGGACCAGGTAGGACCGAGGGGTACACCTAGGACCAGGGGGGGTACGGGGGTACACCTAGGACCAGGGGGGTACAGGGGGTATACCGAGGACCAGGTAGGACCGGGGGGTACAcctaggaccaggggggggtacgggggtacacctaggaccaggggggggtacgggggtacacctaggaccaggggggggtACGGGGGTACACCTAGGACCAGGGGGGTACAGGGGGTATACCTAGGACCGGGGGGTACACCTAGGACCAGGGGGGTACGGGGGGTACACCTAGGACCAGGGGGGTACAGGGGGTACACCTAGGACCAGGGGGGTACAGGGGGTACACCTAGGACCAGGGGGGTACAGGGGGTACACCGAGGACCAGGTAGGACCGGGGGGTACACCTAGGACCGGGGGGGGTACGGGGGGTACACCTAGGACCAGGGGGGTACAGGGGGTACACCTAGGACCAGGTAGGACCGGGGGGTACACCTAGGACCAGGGGGGTACACCGAGGACCAGGTAGGACCGGGGGGTACACCTAGGACCAGGGGGGGTACGGGGGGCCTGACGGAACTCTGCTAACTGTACTTCCTGTCAGGTGGTGTCCACGGACTTCAACGGAGACACCCGCTCCTCCATCTTCGACGCCGGCGCCGGGATCGCCCTCAACGAGAACTTTGTCAAGCTGGTCTCCTGGTGGGTCACCTGACGAGTCACCTGACCTTTTACAATGGTAGCCTAGCAACCACAGGAGAGGCAGGGACTGTGAGGCGGCCCTCAGGGTGAGAGGTTGtggggtccccccccctgcGGGCGTCCTGGCTCTAGAGGACCCCGTCACACGGGCGTCCTGCGACCGCCTGCTGCTACTGAAGCTTGGGAGTCTTTAGCGTTGCTAGGCAACGGATTCACTGACCCCAGCTTCGCCGCGCCTCCATTCATCCAGTTTGACCAccagaataaaaacataaagttTTACTTCGGGCGTCGAGTTGATGGTTTCAGCGCTTCCAGAAACGTGAGGGACACTGAAAGGAGAAAAACGCACGCAAATGCAGTGAGGAGAAAGGCTTCACTGGGGGGGggctaggccccgccccctccggaCTGATCAGCCACTGGTTGGCTGAAGGCTGAACCTGGAGCGGCGTGTCAAAGTGTTGTGGGAGGTTAACTCGTGTTAGCGTTATCCAAATGGAGTCAGACTGAAGTTAGACTCCCCTGTGAAGGAACCTTAAGCTAAGAGCCTTAACCTTAAGTTAAGAGCCTTAACCTTAAGCTAAGAGCCTTAACCTTAAGCTAAGAGCCTTAACCTTGAGTTAGGAGCCATGTCCAGAGGTCGCTGCCTCACACGATGGCGCCCGgcgtgacatcacttcctgtataCACTAAatgcctcttctctcttctgGCTGCAGGTACGACAACGAGTTTGGCTACAGCAACCGCGTGTGTGACCTGATCCTGCACATGTACTCCAAGGAGTGACGGCACCACGCAGACACAGCCTGTTCTTAGCTCCTTCCATGGTTCCTAGCCCCCTCCCCTGgttccttgccccccccccctcccgctggTTCCTGGCTCCTAA contains:
- the LOC132451621 gene encoding glyceraldehyde-3-phosphate dehydrogenase-like, whose translation is MVKIGINGFGRIGRLVTRAAALGGKVNVVAINDPFITLEYMAYMFQYDSTHGPWKHSEVKVDNGQLCIGAMRITVSHERAPESIGWGALGVDYVVESTGVFTTIEKASAHLKGGAKRVVISAPSADAPMFVMGVNNDTYNNSMKVVSNASCTTNCLAPLAKVINDNFTIVEGLMSTVHATTATQKTVDGPSGKMWRDGRGAGQNIIPASTGAAKAVGKVIPELNGKLTGMAFRVPTPNVSVVDLTVRLKKAASYDEIKKAIKAASEGPMKGILGYTEDQVVSTDFNGDTRSSIFDAGAGIALNENFVKLVSWYDNEFGYSNRVCDLILHMYSKE